One Pseudomonas sp. MH9.2 DNA segment encodes these proteins:
- a CDS encoding MFS transporter: MQQTKPTHVRYLILLMLFLVTTINYADRATIAIAGSSLQKDLGIDAVTLGYIFSAFGWAYVAGQIPGGWLLDRFGSKRVYALSIFTWSLFTVLQGYVGEFGVSTAIVALFMLRFLVGLAEAPSFPGNARIVAAWFPTAERGTASAIFNSAQYFATVLFAPLMGWIVYTYGWQHVFVVMGGVGVLFSLIWLKVIHSPRNHPKINEAEFNHIANNGGMVDMDQDKGKGASGGPKWDYVRQLLTNRMMLGVYLGQYCINGITYFFLTWFPVYLVQERGMTILKAGFIASLPAICGFIGGVLGGIISDYLLRKGHSLTFARKAPIIGGLLLSTSIVACNYVDIEWMVVGFMALAFFGKGVGALGWAVVSDTSPKQIAGLSGGLFNMFGNIASITTPIVIGYIISATGSFKWALVYVGANALVAVFSYLVIVGPIKRVVLTEPPAKGPLTGDNAGTLSQAKS, translated from the coding sequence ATGCAACAGACCAAGCCGACTCACGTCCGCTATTTGATTTTGCTCATGCTTTTTCTGGTGACCACGATCAACTATGCCGATCGTGCAACCATCGCGATCGCGGGCTCCAGCCTGCAAAAAGACCTCGGCATCGACGCCGTCACCCTCGGTTATATCTTCTCTGCGTTCGGCTGGGCCTACGTGGCCGGTCAGATCCCTGGCGGCTGGCTGCTCGACCGTTTCGGTTCGAAGAGAGTCTATGCCTTGAGCATCTTCACGTGGTCGCTGTTCACCGTGCTGCAAGGCTATGTCGGTGAATTCGGTGTCTCGACCGCCATCGTTGCGCTGTTCATGCTGCGCTTCCTGGTCGGTCTGGCTGAAGCGCCATCCTTCCCCGGCAACGCCCGCATTGTGGCTGCCTGGTTCCCGACTGCTGAACGCGGCACGGCCTCGGCCATCTTCAACTCCGCGCAATACTTCGCCACCGTGCTGTTCGCGCCGCTGATGGGCTGGATCGTATACACCTACGGCTGGCAGCATGTGTTCGTGGTCATGGGCGGCGTCGGCGTGTTGTTTTCGCTGATCTGGCTGAAAGTTATCCACAGCCCGCGCAATCACCCGAAGATCAACGAAGCCGAGTTCAACCATATCGCCAACAACGGCGGCATGGTCGACATGGATCAGGACAAAGGCAAAGGCGCCAGCGGTGGTCCGAAGTGGGACTACGTACGTCAGCTGTTGACCAACCGCATGATGCTGGGCGTTTACCTGGGCCAATACTGCATCAACGGCATCACCTACTTCTTCCTGACCTGGTTCCCGGTGTACCTGGTTCAGGAGCGCGGAATGACCATCCTCAAGGCGGGCTTCATTGCTTCGCTGCCCGCCATCTGCGGCTTTATCGGTGGGGTGTTGGGCGGGATCATTTCCGACTACCTGTTGCGTAAAGGTCACTCCCTGACCTTCGCCCGCAAGGCGCCGATCATTGGTGGTCTGCTGCTCTCGACCTCCATCGTTGCCTGTAACTACGTTGATATCGAATGGATGGTGGTCGGCTTCATGGCCCTGGCTTTCTTCGGCAAAGGCGTCGGCGCGTTGGGTTGGGCGGTGGTGTCCGACACCTCACCGAAACAGATCGCCGGTTTGAGCGGTGGCCTGTTCAACATGTTCGGCAACATCGCTTCGATCACCACCCCGATCGTGATTGGCTACATCATCAGCGCAACCGGCTCGTTCAAATGGGCCTTGGTGTACGTCGGCGCCAACGCGCTGGTAGCCGTGTTCAGCTACCTGGTGATCGTCGGCCCAATCAAACGTGTCGTCTTGACCGAGCCGCCAGCCAAGGGGCCTTTGACCGGTGACAACGCCGGCACACTTTCTCAAGCCAAATCCTGA